The following proteins are co-located in the Palaemon carinicauda isolate YSFRI2023 chromosome 3, ASM3689809v2, whole genome shotgun sequence genome:
- the LOC137631399 gene encoding DNA ligase 1-like produces MRLKEIERERRDKMKEREEERHSKKEEDINVRPEEGQFEMIEIRKEKESRKKIRIRDAKKREEKEREKEIRLTKERKKKRRIKEIIKDIRRKKKNKKMKMRKVAICESLLRLLERKINENLKLEEDKRELKETEPKMGGKEKKERKKEEKKRVKKEKRRRKELEKYQKMLDKIVEEKKKEKKKKARLKELEKQKKEKQKKLKEKKREKEKNARLKELEKEKKKKKIQKMKEIKKEKKEKQKKVKEKKKEKEKNARFRELEKKKKEKAKQKKLKEKMREREKNARLKELEKQKKEKQKIVKDKKKEKEKNAKLKELEKRRKRN; encoded by the exons ATGAGACTGAAGGAAATTGAAAGGGAGAGGAGAGACAAGATGAaggaaagggaggaagaaaggCATAGCAAAAAGGAGGAGGATATCAATGTAAGGCCAGAGGAAGGTCAATTTGAAATGattgaaataaggaaagaaaaggagAGTAGAAAGAAGATACGAATAAGGGATgcaaagaagagagaggagaaagaaagagaaaaggagataagattgacgaaggaaaggaagaagaagagaagaattaaggaaataataaaagatataagaagaaagaagaaaaataaaaagatgaagatGAGGAAGGTGGCAATATGCGAAAGTCTATTGCGCTTGTTGGaaaggaaaattaatgaaaatttgaagTTAGAGGAAGACAAAAGGGAGTTGAAAGAGACAGAACCAAAAATGGGGGGAAaggagaagaaagaaaggaagaaagaagagaaaaagagagttaAGAAGGAGAAAAGAAGGAGGAAAGAATTGGAGAAATATCAGAAAATGTTAGATAAG atagtggaagaaaaaaagaaagaaaagaagaaaaaggcgaGGTTGAAAGAACTCGAAAAGcagaaaaaagagaaacaaaagaaactgaaagaaaaaaagagagaaaaggagaaaaatgcGAGGTTGAAAGAGctcgaaaaagagaagaaaaagaaaaagatacaaaagatgaaagaaattaaaaaagagaagaaagaaaagcaaaagaaagtgaaagaaaagaagaaagaaaaggagaaaaatgcgAGGTTTAGGGAActcgaaaaaaagaagaaagagaaagcaaaacaaaagaaattgaaagaaaaaatgagagaaaggGAGAAAAATGCGAGGTTGAAAGAACTCGAAAAGcagaaaaaagagaaacaaaagatagtgaaagataagaaaaaagaaaaggagaaaaatgcgAAGTTGAAAGAACtcgaaaaaagaagaaagagaaactaa